One window of the Pieris brassicae chromosome 2, ilPieBrab1.1, whole genome shotgun sequence genome contains the following:
- the LOC123720143 gene encoding zinc carboxypeptidase-like codes for MKIFLLLLFVGFLEVLAQKQTFEGYKVYKINPKTENDVEFIKKLQNNGIGELWEDQVHVNYEVRVMVPPENVHLFLENVNKENIDAQELISDMQSIIDNQLLPDAISRNSANASLLSMTWDRYYDLDDINKWLDELVINYPGIVKNVSMGTSFEKRDIRGIVINYKPEREEKLIGMLEGTLHAREWISTAVVNWIIKELLTSKDPVIRGMAENIEWHIFPVVNPDGYVYTFTTNRMWRKNRNTRNFTSCGAVSDDMSNGIDLNRNFDFAWMTVGVSSNPCSNTFAGSAPASEPETQAIVNYVRSIKDQGKFIYYYSFHSYTQLIIVPYSNGTSADVLQVDNYGDMFEIAARGAAKAKERYGTVYRFGIAADVLYVMSGSSFDWVKQETGVSVSYLIELRDMGDFGFLLPASQIIPNSLEIVDCLVEMDKVTRRLGYYSGANTFVSSLSLIILCIMFYV; via the exons ATGAAGAtctttttattgcttttattcGTAGGATTTTTAGAGGTTTTAGCTCAAAAGCAGACATTTGAAGGATACAAAGTCTATAAGATAAATCCAAAAACTGAAAATGACGtagaatttataaagaaactgCAAAACAATGGTATTGGTGAGTTGTGGGAAGACCAGGTCCATGTCAACTATGAAGTAAGAGTTATGGTACCACCGGAAAATGTACATCTTTTCCTAGAAAacgtaaataaagaaaatatagatGCTCAAGAATTGATAAGCGATATGCAAAG CATAATAGATAATCAACTATTGCCAGATGCAATATCTCGGAATTCAGCGAATGCCTCCTTACTCTCTATGACTTGGGATCGCTACTATGATTTggatgatattaataaatggcTGGATGAGTTAGTAATTAACTATCCAGGAATcgtaaaaaatgtatcaatgGGAACATCATTTGAAAAAAGGGATATAAGAGGAATCGTCATTAATTATAAGCCGGAAAGAGAAGAAAAACTTATTGGTATGTTAGAAGGAACTTTGCATGCAAGAGAATGGATATCAACAGCCGTAGTAAATTGGATTATCAAAGAACTTTTGACGAGTAAAGATCCCGTAATAAGGGGTATGGCTGAGAATATAGAATGGCATATATTTCCAGTAGTCAATCCTGATGGATATGTGTATACATTTACAACT aacaGAATGTGGAGGAAAAATCGCAATACTCGTAATTTTACATCATGTGGTGCTGTATCAGACGACATGAGCAATGGAATTGATCTTAACAGGAATTTCGACTTTGCTTGGATGA CCGTGGGTGTCTCAAGTAATCCTTGCTCAAATACGTTTGCGGGTTCTGCACCGGCATCAGAACCGGAAACTCAGGCTATAGTAAATTATGTTCGGAGTATCAAAGATCAAGGGAAATTCATCTACTACTACTCCTTTCATTCCTACACACAGCTCATAATAGTACCCTACAGTAATGGAACAAGCGCCGATGTGTTGCAGGTCGACAATTATGGTGACATG tTTGAAATAGCGGCTAGAGGAGCGGCCAAGGCCAAAGAACGTTATGGTACAGTTTACAGATTTGGAATTGCAGCCGATGTATTAT ATGTAATGAGTGGAAGCAGCTTCGACTGGGTGAAACAAGAGACAGGTGTTTCAGTTAGCTACCTTATCGAACTAAGAGACATGGGTGATTTCGGCTTCCTTTTACCCGCCTCACAAATTATTCCCAATAGTTTAGAAATTGTGGACTGCTTAGTTGAAATGGATAAAGTAACAAGGCGACTAGGCTATTACTCGGGAGCAAATACATTTGTTTCCTccttaagtttaataattctgtgtataatgttttatgtataa